The following are from one region of the Geoalkalibacter subterraneus genome:
- the dprA gene encoding DNA-processing protein DprA, whose protein sequence is MQCHELPPQQFNWLRLHLTPGLGQRRLSNLYQAFGSVDEILAADPVTLYRRARLPKNIALAIPPADCSQLLRTAGELAAEGVQLVCRGNDNYPDLLDAIHDPPVLLYVRGRFPLPEGLAVVGSRRASPDNMRLVRDICRELAACDIPIVSGLARGIDTAAHLGALDAEGWTAAVLGCGIDRIYPQENSRLFQKIAAEGTLISEQPPGMPPKAGNFPSRNRIVSGLSRGVLVAEAAVRSGSLITADFALEQGREVFALPGPVQRPTCAGTNALLKEGAHLVTEARDIIELLWRKNYRPPSPEPLPDVDENLSETDRKVARQLGSSPLHIDEIVRKSGLTPMEVSAILLHLELQGSVVQLPGMRYQRA, encoded by the coding sequence ATGCAATGTCATGAACTTCCACCGCAACAATTCAACTGGCTGCGTCTACACCTGACGCCGGGGCTCGGCCAGCGCCGCCTGTCCAATCTGTACCAGGCCTTTGGCTCGGTCGATGAAATCCTCGCCGCCGACCCCGTCACCCTCTACCGACGTGCACGCCTTCCCAAAAATATCGCCCTCGCCATCCCGCCTGCTGACTGCTCGCAGCTGCTGCGCACCGCGGGGGAGCTGGCCGCCGAGGGGGTGCAACTGGTCTGCCGCGGAAACGACAATTACCCGGATCTTCTCGATGCCATTCACGATCCCCCCGTGCTACTCTATGTGCGCGGACGCTTCCCACTGCCCGAAGGACTCGCGGTCGTCGGATCCCGGCGTGCCTCCCCCGACAACATGCGGCTCGTCAGGGACATCTGTCGCGAGCTGGCGGCGTGCGACATTCCGATCGTTTCGGGACTGGCACGGGGAATCGACACCGCGGCCCATCTTGGCGCCCTGGATGCCGAGGGATGGACAGCAGCAGTTCTCGGCTGCGGCATCGACCGTATCTATCCCCAGGAAAATTCACGCCTGTTTCAAAAGATCGCCGCAGAAGGCACGCTCATCAGCGAACAGCCGCCGGGGATGCCGCCGAAGGCAGGAAACTTCCCAAGCCGCAACCGCATCGTCAGTGGACTGTCGCGCGGAGTGCTCGTGGCGGAGGCCGCAGTGCGCAGCGGCTCGCTGATCACGGCGGATTTCGCCCTGGAACAGGGACGTGAAGTCTTTGCCCTGCCCGGACCGGTACAGCGCCCCACCTGCGCCGGCACCAATGCGCTGCTCAAGGAGGGGGCACACCTGGTAACCGAGGCGCGCGACATCATTGAGCTGCTGTGGCGGAAAAACTACCGTCCCCCGTCGCCCGAACCGCTCCCGGATGTTGATGAGAACCTTTCGGAGACAGACCGGAAAGTCGCCCGGCAACTGGGCTCAAGCCCCCTCCATATCGATGAAATCGTGCGTAAAAGTGGGTTGACTCCCATGGAGGTTTCGGCTATTTTACTGCACTTGGAACTCCAGGGAAGCGTTGTTCAGCTTCCGGGCATGCGGTACCAGAGAGCCTGA
- a CDS encoding DUF494 family protein, which produces MRDRVLAIVNLITQYILEDQGLVANEQEMVQELLEFGFEADEIDAAFTWMETQTLHEEHALSDRLDIPAQRIFTAQENLALTREARGFLIKLRSLGILDQDTQEEIIERAVDSANEPMGLQDIKQLAVLSLFSRAQHQWRKEVDCILDDDWSALFH; this is translated from the coding sequence TTGAGAGACAGGGTTTTAGCCATCGTCAATCTCATCACCCAGTATATTCTGGAAGACCAGGGGCTGGTCGCCAACGAGCAGGAAATGGTCCAGGAACTGCTCGAATTCGGCTTTGAAGCGGATGAGATCGATGCCGCCTTCACCTGGATGGAAACTCAGACACTCCACGAAGAGCATGCTCTTTCAGACCGGCTCGATATCCCGGCACAGCGCATCTTCACCGCACAGGAAAATCTCGCTCTGACCCGCGAGGCCCGGGGTTTTCTGATCAAACTGCGCTCTCTCGGCATATTGGACCAGGACACTCAGGAAGAGATTATCGAACGCGCGGTAGATTCCGCCAACGAACCGATGGGACTGCAGGACATCAAGCAACTTGCCGTTCTATCTCTTTTTTCGCGCGCCCAGCACCAATGGCGCAAAGAGGTCGACTGCATTCTCGACGACGACTGGTCGGCTCTTTTTCACTGA
- a CDS encoding LysM peptidoglycan-binding domain-containing protein has protein sequence MFFKKTAVCASAWALVLLMSWAVGAAEPSRIYTIKKGDTLWGISDRFIKDPHYWPSLWANNPDIRNPHFIYPGQRLRIFPDRIEIVRDEDELENILEQAAPAETVSAGEPSEQITIKSIGGYPGFIDKSAVGSVGTLVDTTDNRIMMAEGEQVFIDLTDAGRVSPGDLFTIFSLGEEVFHPDTGESLGYFVQEKGSLQISRLHKDVASAVITEADREIHRGDLIKPLKPLETEIVLQQTDRQLTGQIIGNRLENIAMGQQMVAYIDIGSEEGLLPGNLLMISRPREISETARKMYDHSDRSLQLPETALGTAVVIETQPHTASILILKSVEAIYAGDRVHTDAL, from the coding sequence ATGTTCTTCAAAAAAACCGCCGTTTGCGCTTCCGCCTGGGCTCTTGTCCTCCTGATGTCCTGGGCGGTCGGTGCCGCCGAGCCATCCAGAATCTACACCATCAAAAAGGGCGACACGCTGTGGGGGATCTCCGATCGTTTCATCAAGGACCCCCACTACTGGCCCAGCCTCTGGGCCAACAACCCGGACATCCGCAACCCGCACTTCATCTACCCGGGACAGAGACTGCGCATCTTCCCCGACCGCATTGAAATCGTGCGGGACGAGGATGAACTGGAGAACATCCTGGAGCAGGCCGCGCCCGCCGAAACCGTCAGTGCCGGTGAGCCCAGCGAGCAAATCACGATCAAATCCATCGGCGGTTATCCCGGCTTCATCGACAAATCCGCGGTCGGCTCCGTCGGCACCCTGGTGGATACCACCGACAACCGCATCATGATGGCTGAAGGGGAGCAGGTCTTTATCGACCTGACCGACGCCGGAAGGGTCTCTCCTGGAGATCTCTTCACGATCTTTTCCTTGGGGGAGGAGGTCTTTCATCCGGACACCGGCGAATCCCTCGGCTATTTCGTGCAGGAGAAAGGCAGCCTTCAGATCAGCCGCCTGCATAAGGATGTCGCCTCGGCCGTTATCACCGAAGCGGATCGCGAAATCCACCGCGGCGACCTGATCAAGCCGCTTAAGCCCCTTGAGACGGAAATCGTTCTGCAGCAGACCGATCGGCAGTTGACAGGGCAGATCATCGGCAACCGCCTTGAAAACATCGCCATGGGACAACAGATGGTGGCCTATATCGACATAGGTTCAGAAGAAGGCCTTTTGCCGGGCAACCTGCTGATGATCTCCCGGCCACGCGAAATCTCCGAAACAGCAAGGAAGATGTACGACCACAGTGACCGGTCCCTGCAGCTTCCCGAAACGGCTCTTGGAACAGCGGTGGTTATTGAAACCCAGCCCCACACCGCGTCCATCCTGATCCTCAAAAGCGTCGAAGCCATCTATGCCGGAGACCGGGTGCACACGGACGCCCTGTAA